The Henckelia pumila isolate YLH828 chromosome 2, ASM3356847v2, whole genome shotgun sequence genome includes a window with the following:
- the LOC140883727 gene encoding pectinesterase 4-like, whose amino-acid sequence MGAGKKVGISVVSLILVVGAVIGVVAVVRSSQNSANNDTQKGPSSSMRAIESICAPTSFKDACTRTLEPVARNESSTPKDYIMAAIQATLDEVKKSLDVTSKTVVNNETDPYNHMAVEDCKELLDQAIDTLQASYSMVGDNDMHTLQDRADELRSWMTSVYALQSSCKDQIEKPEYKSAIENGMINATQLTDNAINIVAELSEVLKSFNIPINLKTNARRLMGLNSYPSWFGTAERRLLRAQRGGHIKPNVVVAKDGSGQFRTISSAINAYPKNFKGRFIIYVKAGIYDEFIVIDKSKPNIFLYGDGPGKTIVTGKRNFGIMKIGTMNTATFSTNAAGFIARRMTFRNTAGPDGHQAVALRVNGDMAAIFDCHIEGYQDTLYYHTSRQFYRDCVISGTIDFIFGMGDAVIQNSLIVVRRPNANQFNTVTADGKEIARGTNGLVLQNCRIVPEKELFPVRFQVPTYLGRPWKAQALTVVMQSELGDLIRPEGWMPWSTTDPNYFFHNTCQYYEFANRGPGANTARRSRMFKHFKVLSPQEAARYTVAAFLQGAQWLKQSHIPHQLGL is encoded by the exons ATGGGAGCTGGGAAGAAAGTGGGGATCTCAGTCGTATCCCTGATCCTAGTCGTGGGGGCTGTCATCGGTGTTGTAGCGGTGGTGCGAAGCAGCCAAAACTCCGCCAACAATGACACACAGAAGGGGCCTTCCTCCTCTATGAGGGCCATCGAATCCATCTGCGCTCCCACGAGTTTCAAGGATGCTTGCACCCGCACCTTGGAACCGGTCGCAAGGAACGAGTCCTCCACCCCCAAGGACTACATCATGGCAGCCATTCAGGCCACTCTAGATGAAGTCAAGAAATCCTTGGATGTCACGAGCAAAACGGTCGTAAACAACGAAACCGATCCATACAACCACATGGCCGTCGAGGATTGCAAGGAGTTGCTAGATCAGGCCATCGACACTCTACAGGCATCCTATTCCATGGTGGGGGATAATGACATGCACACCCTCCAGGATCGTGCGGACGAGCTAAGGAGCTGGATGACATCCGTCTACGCCCTCCAGTCGTCGTGCAAGGACCAGATCGAGAAACCCGAATACAAATCTGCCATCGAGAATGGCATGATCAATGCCACTCAGCTCACTGACAATGCCATCAACATTGTTGCTGAGCTCTCGGAAGTTTTGAAGTCCTTCAACATTCCCATCAATCTGAAGACCAATGCTCGTCGATTGATGGGATTGAACAGTTACCCAAGCTGGTTTGGCACGGCAGAACGCAGGCTGTTAAGAGCACAACGAGGCGGCCACATCAAGCCTAACGTAGTTGTCGCCAAAGACGGCAGCGGACAATTCAGGACCATTTCTAGCGCCATCAATGCATACCCCAAGAACTTCAAGGGGAGATTCATCATCTACGTGAAGGCCGGTATCTATGACGAATTCATTGTTATTGACAAGAGCAAGCCCAACATCTTCTTGTATGGAGATGGCCCTGGAAAGACCATTGTCACTGGGAAAAGAAACTTTGGAATCATGAAGATTGGCACAATGAACACTGCCACATTCT CTACCAACGCAGCTGGATTCATTGCTCGGAGAATGACGTTCCGCAACACCGCGGGTCCCGACGGGCACCAGGCTGTGGCTCTCCGCGTAAACGGTGACATGGCAGCCATATTCGACTGCCACATCGAAGGATACCAAGATACCCTGTACTACCACACCTCCCGTCAGTTCTACCGCGATTGCGTCATCTCTGGCACCATCGACTTCATATTCGGAATGGGAGATGCGGTGATCCAAAACAGCTTGATCGTGGTGAGAAGACCAAACGCCAACCAATTCAACACGGTGACCGCGGACGGGAAAGAGATCGCCAGAGGTACCAACGGGCTGGTCCTACAGAACTGCAGGATTGTTCCAGAGAAGGAACTATTCCCCGTCAGGTTCCAAGTCCCCACATACTTGGGACGCCCATGGAAGGCACAAGCTTTGACGGTGGTGATGCAGAGTGAGCTGGGAGACCTGATCCGTCCCGAAGGATGGATGCCTTGGAGCACCACTGACCCCAACTACTTCTTCCACAACACTTGCCAGTACTACGAGTTCGCCAACCGTGGCCCTGGCGCTAACACCGCCAGAAGGAGCAGAATGTTCAAGCATTTCAAGGTCCTGAGCCCGCAAGAGGCCGCCAGGTACACCGTGGCCGCATTTCTTCAGGGCGCACAGTGGCTCAAACAGTCTCACATCCCTCACCAACTCGGCCTGTAA
- the LOC140882205 gene encoding meiosis-specific protein ASY3 isoform X3, translated as MSECRSFGSNYHRCSQSRKISVGVLVDSPNALKAKGITQAVKRTAEITTSGKENLVEDRARHTPSTEKIAKDLQNGASPWVSTKSFNTKLPSSVAVHNAKLTQNFPVATKTISRSKRSKKASVDHSVQPLGSKRFGLQSYKDRVNSLAKISSALEAGKISNAENVENLSSKSGFLPEKDLAKDKNRKTEPGGSETLRMKLWEIIGNVSAPEKQSPNVQPIKMDAKDFNPELEEDGKENPNERTNPHSDTIESDSERPDPILRIPLTNSLTRKKASSRKQHSKIEATKIASHKKKCQEKSTVSVRGDSSRRPCETVDTGFLPCNSLRNKGEEENFENPEERWQSCNKSKSILSLQTSILQGDKAENGHSSNDRTRDILRDIESGTKIRSSFELPKNVMTEQPNASENGHSSNDRRRDILREIESGTKIRNSFESRNNVMTEQRSVAEKGDSVNDRRRDIHREIESCTKIRNFFESPNNVMTKQPSAVASLRVVETPKFKIQQEDIMNSLLKNKRNHTHKPQSRTFEIKSSVSPGCSPVGLQEKDHDLSEAEENTDAKRIAKILLNSKSTGSKSNGQDGEHSISGSSNAATDSENSEDDFHIKGCRKLEPLSPEIGITKHFLRSKRPHNKKDDDVTGCTPKSESLKGNEERGKHQMCMEQDHEDGFASAVALLTVALDRVQTKIKSMTEKRSAEILMEAADGIYLQLEHAESQMEKDVEKLINYSKLKRRRLDARYQEKHEQLVGIRKRFESEVEQHLQGYEHLVEDLEKFGTELEGNMKRHKAANEKFLYLAEQAINGQLDDAERKILAAQELAREKMLQLKLVVAECVKHGAFGEIL; from the exons ATGAGCGAGTGCCGTAGTTTTGGCAGCAATTATCATCGCTGCAGTCAATCCAGGAAGATCTCAGTCGGAGTTCTTGTTGATTCTCCCAATGCCCTGAAAGCAAAAGGCATCACCCAAGCAGTGAAGCGAACAGCAGAAATCACAACTTCTGGCAAAGAGAATTTAGTTGAAGATCGGGCACGGCATACTCCTTCCACAGAAAAAATTGCGAAAGACTTGCAGAATGGTGCATCTCCTTGGGTTTCTACTAAATCATTTAACACAAAGTTACCCTCTTCCGTGGCAGTTCATAATGCTAAACTGACTCAGAATTTCCCAGTTGCCACGAAAACAATTTCCAGATCAAAGCGATCAAAGAAAGCATCTGTAGATCattccgtgcaacctcttggcagcAAGAGATTTGGCTTACAATCATACAAAGACAGAGTGAATAGTCTTGCTAAGATTTCTTCTGCTTTGGAGGCTGGTAAGATAAGCAATGCTGAGAATGTAGAGAATCTTTCATCAAAATCAGGATTTCTGCCAGAAAAAGATCTTGCAAAAGACAAGAACAGGAAAACAGAACCCGGGGGTAGTGAAACTTTGAGAATGAAGCTCTGGGAGATTATTGGAAATGTTTCTGCACCGGAAAAGCAGAGTCCTAATGTTCAACCTATCAAAATGGACGCTAAAGATTTCAATCCAGAACTTGAGGAAGATGGAAAGGAGAATCCTAATGAAAGGACAAATCCACATTCGGACACAATTGAAAGTGATTCTGAAAGGCCTGATCCTATTCTCAGAATACCATTAACTAATTCTTTGACCAGGAAGAAAGCTTCCAGTAGAAAGCAGCATAGCAAAATTGAAGCTACTAAAATTGCTAGCCATAAAAAAAAATGCCAGGAAAAGAGTACAGTATCAGTTAGAGGAGATTCGTCTAGAAGACCATGTGAAACTGTGGATACTGGTTTTTTGCCTTGTAATTCTCTAAGAAACAAGGGTGAGGAAGAGAATTTTGAAAATCCAGAGGAGAGATGGCAATCATGCAACAAGAGCAAGTCAATACTATCTCTTCAGACATCTATATTGCAGGGTGATAAGGCTGAAAATGGTCACAGTTCCAATGACAGGACAAGGGATATACTTAGGGATATAGAAAGTGGTACCAAGATTAGGAGTTCCTTTGAACTTCCAAAAAATGTGATGACTGAACAGCCAAATGCTTCTGAAAATGGTCACAGTTCCAATGACAGGAGGAGGGATATACTTAGGGAGATAGAAAGTGGTACCAAGATAAGGAACTCCTTTgaatctcgaaataatgtgaTGACTGAACAGCGAAGTGTTGCTGAAAAGGGTGACAGTGTCAATGACAGGAGGAGGGATATACATAGGGAGATAGAAAGTTGTACCAAGATAAGGAATTTCTTTGAATCTCCAAATAATGTGATGACTAAACAGCCAAGTGCTGTTGCATCGCTGAGGGTTGTTGAAACACCGAAATTTAAGATTCAACAAGAAGACATAATGAATTCTTTGTTGAAAAACAAGAGAAACCACACACATAAACCTCAGAGCCGTACTTTTGAGATAAAGTCATCTGTTTCTCCTGGATGTTCACCAGTAGGTCTTCAGGAAAAAGATCATGATCTAAGTGAAGCAGAGGAAAACACTGATGCAAAAAGAATTGCCAAGATCTTACTGAATTCCAAGTCAACTGGAAGCAAATCAAATGGGCAG GATGGAGAACACAGTATATCTGGATCATCTAATGCTGCTACAGATTCTGAGAACTCCGAAGATGATTTTCATATTAAAG GTTGCAGGAAATTAGAACCATTATCTCCTGAGATTGGTATTACTAAACATTTTTTACGAAGCAAAAGGCCGCACAACAAGAAAGATGATGATGTGACTGGATGTACTCCGAAGTCAGAATCATTAAAAG GAAATGAAGAACGTGGCAAGCATCAAATGTGCATGGAACAGGATCACGAGGACGGGTTTGCCAG TGCCGTAGCTCTACTTACTGTGGCTTTAGATCGTGTTCAAACCAAAATTAAGTCAATGACTGAAAAAAGATCTGCTGAAATTTTGATGGAGGCTGCTGATGGAATATATTTGCAGTTAGAGCACGCTGAATCTCAGATGGAAAAAGATGT GGAAAAGCTGATTAACTATAGTAAATTAAAAAGAAGACGCCTGGATGCTAGATATCAAG AGAAACATGAGCAGTTGGTTGGCATACGTAAAAGATTTGAATCAGAGGTTGAACAGCACCTTCAAGGTTACGAACACTTAGTTGAAGATCTGGAAAAGTTTGGGACTGAACTTGAAGGAAATATGAAAAGACACA AAGCAGCAAACGAGAAGTTTCTCTACCTAGCTGAGCAAGCAATTAATGGTCAGCTTGATGAcgctgagagaaaaatattggcagcacaagaa TTGGCTAGGGAGAAGATGCTTCAATTGAAACTTGTGGTAGCCGAGTGCGTAAAACATGGGGCTTTTGGAGAAATTTTGTAG
- the LOC140882205 gene encoding meiosis-specific protein ASY3 isoform X2, whose product MSECRSFGSNYHRCSQSRKISVGVLVDSPNALKAKGITQAVKRTAEITTSGKENLVEDRARHTPSTEKIAKDLQNGASPWVSTKSFNTKLPSSVAVHNAKLTQNFPVATKTISRSKRSKKASVDHSVQPLGSKRFGLQSYKDRVNSLAKISSALEAGKISNAENVENLSSKSGFLPEKDLAKDKNRKTEPGGSETLRMKLWEIIGNVSAPEKQSPNVQPIKMDAKDFNPELEEDGKENPNERTNPHSDTIESDSERPDPILRIPLTNSLTRKKASSRKQHSKIEATKIASHKKKCQEKSTVSVRGDSSRRPCETVDTGFLPCNSLRNKGEEENFENPEERWQSCNKSKSILSLQTSILQGDKAENGHSSNDRTRDILRDIESGTKIRSSFELPKNVMTEQPNASENGHSSNDRRRDILREIESGTKIRNSFESRNNVMTEQRSVAEKGDSVNDRRRDIHREIESCTKIRNFFESPNNVMTKQPSAVASLRVVETPKFKIQQEDIMNSLLKNKRNHTHKPQSRTFEIKSSVSPGCSPVGLQEKDHDLSEAEENTDAKRIAKILLNSKSTGSKSNGQVELSNGCGEVNYHAPLKPTFVMEQDGEHSISGSSNAATDSENSEDDFHIKGCRKLEPLSPEIGITKHFLRSKRPHNKKDDDVTGCTPKSESLKGNEERGKHQMCMEQDHEDGFASAVALLTVALDRVQTKIKSMTEKRSAEILMEAADGIYLQLEHAESQMEKDVEKLINYSKLKRRRLDARYQEKHEQLVGIRKRFESEVEQHLQGYEHLVEDLEKFGTELEGNMKRHTNEKFLYLAEQAINGQLDDAERKILAAQELAREKMLQLKLVVAECVKHGAFGEIL is encoded by the exons ATGAGCGAGTGCCGTAGTTTTGGCAGCAATTATCATCGCTGCAGTCAATCCAGGAAGATCTCAGTCGGAGTTCTTGTTGATTCTCCCAATGCCCTGAAAGCAAAAGGCATCACCCAAGCAGTGAAGCGAACAGCAGAAATCACAACTTCTGGCAAAGAGAATTTAGTTGAAGATCGGGCACGGCATACTCCTTCCACAGAAAAAATTGCGAAAGACTTGCAGAATGGTGCATCTCCTTGGGTTTCTACTAAATCATTTAACACAAAGTTACCCTCTTCCGTGGCAGTTCATAATGCTAAACTGACTCAGAATTTCCCAGTTGCCACGAAAACAATTTCCAGATCAAAGCGATCAAAGAAAGCATCTGTAGATCattccgtgcaacctcttggcagcAAGAGATTTGGCTTACAATCATACAAAGACAGAGTGAATAGTCTTGCTAAGATTTCTTCTGCTTTGGAGGCTGGTAAGATAAGCAATGCTGAGAATGTAGAGAATCTTTCATCAAAATCAGGATTTCTGCCAGAAAAAGATCTTGCAAAAGACAAGAACAGGAAAACAGAACCCGGGGGTAGTGAAACTTTGAGAATGAAGCTCTGGGAGATTATTGGAAATGTTTCTGCACCGGAAAAGCAGAGTCCTAATGTTCAACCTATCAAAATGGACGCTAAAGATTTCAATCCAGAACTTGAGGAAGATGGAAAGGAGAATCCTAATGAAAGGACAAATCCACATTCGGACACAATTGAAAGTGATTCTGAAAGGCCTGATCCTATTCTCAGAATACCATTAACTAATTCTTTGACCAGGAAGAAAGCTTCCAGTAGAAAGCAGCATAGCAAAATTGAAGCTACTAAAATTGCTAGCCATAAAAAAAAATGCCAGGAAAAGAGTACAGTATCAGTTAGAGGAGATTCGTCTAGAAGACCATGTGAAACTGTGGATACTGGTTTTTTGCCTTGTAATTCTCTAAGAAACAAGGGTGAGGAAGAGAATTTTGAAAATCCAGAGGAGAGATGGCAATCATGCAACAAGAGCAAGTCAATACTATCTCTTCAGACATCTATATTGCAGGGTGATAAGGCTGAAAATGGTCACAGTTCCAATGACAGGACAAGGGATATACTTAGGGATATAGAAAGTGGTACCAAGATTAGGAGTTCCTTTGAACTTCCAAAAAATGTGATGACTGAACAGCCAAATGCTTCTGAAAATGGTCACAGTTCCAATGACAGGAGGAGGGATATACTTAGGGAGATAGAAAGTGGTACCAAGATAAGGAACTCCTTTgaatctcgaaataatgtgaTGACTGAACAGCGAAGTGTTGCTGAAAAGGGTGACAGTGTCAATGACAGGAGGAGGGATATACATAGGGAGATAGAAAGTTGTACCAAGATAAGGAATTTCTTTGAATCTCCAAATAATGTGATGACTAAACAGCCAAGTGCTGTTGCATCGCTGAGGGTTGTTGAAACACCGAAATTTAAGATTCAACAAGAAGACATAATGAATTCTTTGTTGAAAAACAAGAGAAACCACACACATAAACCTCAGAGCCGTACTTTTGAGATAAAGTCATCTGTTTCTCCTGGATGTTCACCAGTAGGTCTTCAGGAAAAAGATCATGATCTAAGTGAAGCAGAGGAAAACACTGATGCAAAAAGAATTGCCAAGATCTTACTGAATTCCAAGTCAACTGGAAGCAAATCAAATGGGCAGGTGGAATTATCT AACGGATGTGGAGAGGTGAATTATCATGCTCCTCTGAAACCAACCTTTGTTATGGAACAGGATGGAGAACACAGTATATCTGGATCATCTAATGCTGCTACAGATTCTGAGAACTCCGAAGATGATTTTCATATTAAAG GTTGCAGGAAATTAGAACCATTATCTCCTGAGATTGGTATTACTAAACATTTTTTACGAAGCAAAAGGCCGCACAACAAGAAAGATGATGATGTGACTGGATGTACTCCGAAGTCAGAATCATTAAAAG GAAATGAAGAACGTGGCAAGCATCAAATGTGCATGGAACAGGATCACGAGGACGGGTTTGCCAG TGCCGTAGCTCTACTTACTGTGGCTTTAGATCGTGTTCAAACCAAAATTAAGTCAATGACTGAAAAAAGATCTGCTGAAATTTTGATGGAGGCTGCTGATGGAATATATTTGCAGTTAGAGCACGCTGAATCTCAGATGGAAAAAGATGT GGAAAAGCTGATTAACTATAGTAAATTAAAAAGAAGACGCCTGGATGCTAGATATCAAG AGAAACATGAGCAGTTGGTTGGCATACGTAAAAGATTTGAATCAGAGGTTGAACAGCACCTTCAAGGTTACGAACACTTAGTTGAAGATCTGGAAAAGTTTGGGACTGAACTTGAAGGAAATATGAAAAGACACA CAAACGAGAAGTTTCTCTACCTAGCTGAGCAAGCAATTAATGGTCAGCTTGATGAcgctgagagaaaaatattggcagcacaagaa TTGGCTAGGGAGAAGATGCTTCAATTGAAACTTGTGGTAGCCGAGTGCGTAAAACATGGGGCTTTTGGAGAAATTTTGTAG
- the LOC140882205 gene encoding meiosis-specific protein ASY3 isoform X1: MSECRSFGSNYHRCSQSRKISVGVLVDSPNALKAKGITQAVKRTAEITTSGKENLVEDRARHTPSTEKIAKDLQNGASPWVSTKSFNTKLPSSVAVHNAKLTQNFPVATKTISRSKRSKKASVDHSVQPLGSKRFGLQSYKDRVNSLAKISSALEAGKISNAENVENLSSKSGFLPEKDLAKDKNRKTEPGGSETLRMKLWEIIGNVSAPEKQSPNVQPIKMDAKDFNPELEEDGKENPNERTNPHSDTIESDSERPDPILRIPLTNSLTRKKASSRKQHSKIEATKIASHKKKCQEKSTVSVRGDSSRRPCETVDTGFLPCNSLRNKGEEENFENPEERWQSCNKSKSILSLQTSILQGDKAENGHSSNDRTRDILRDIESGTKIRSSFELPKNVMTEQPNASENGHSSNDRRRDILREIESGTKIRNSFESRNNVMTEQRSVAEKGDSVNDRRRDIHREIESCTKIRNFFESPNNVMTKQPSAVASLRVVETPKFKIQQEDIMNSLLKNKRNHTHKPQSRTFEIKSSVSPGCSPVGLQEKDHDLSEAEENTDAKRIAKILLNSKSTGSKSNGQVELSNGCGEVNYHAPLKPTFVMEQDGEHSISGSSNAATDSENSEDDFHIKGCRKLEPLSPEIGITKHFLRSKRPHNKKDDDVTGCTPKSESLKGNEERGKHQMCMEQDHEDGFASAVALLTVALDRVQTKIKSMTEKRSAEILMEAADGIYLQLEHAESQMEKDVEKLINYSKLKRRRLDARYQEKHEQLVGIRKRFESEVEQHLQGYEHLVEDLEKFGTELEGNMKRHKAANEKFLYLAEQAINGQLDDAERKILAAQELAREKMLQLKLVVAECVKHGAFGEIL; this comes from the exons ATGAGCGAGTGCCGTAGTTTTGGCAGCAATTATCATCGCTGCAGTCAATCCAGGAAGATCTCAGTCGGAGTTCTTGTTGATTCTCCCAATGCCCTGAAAGCAAAAGGCATCACCCAAGCAGTGAAGCGAACAGCAGAAATCACAACTTCTGGCAAAGAGAATTTAGTTGAAGATCGGGCACGGCATACTCCTTCCACAGAAAAAATTGCGAAAGACTTGCAGAATGGTGCATCTCCTTGGGTTTCTACTAAATCATTTAACACAAAGTTACCCTCTTCCGTGGCAGTTCATAATGCTAAACTGACTCAGAATTTCCCAGTTGCCACGAAAACAATTTCCAGATCAAAGCGATCAAAGAAAGCATCTGTAGATCattccgtgcaacctcttggcagcAAGAGATTTGGCTTACAATCATACAAAGACAGAGTGAATAGTCTTGCTAAGATTTCTTCTGCTTTGGAGGCTGGTAAGATAAGCAATGCTGAGAATGTAGAGAATCTTTCATCAAAATCAGGATTTCTGCCAGAAAAAGATCTTGCAAAAGACAAGAACAGGAAAACAGAACCCGGGGGTAGTGAAACTTTGAGAATGAAGCTCTGGGAGATTATTGGAAATGTTTCTGCACCGGAAAAGCAGAGTCCTAATGTTCAACCTATCAAAATGGACGCTAAAGATTTCAATCCAGAACTTGAGGAAGATGGAAAGGAGAATCCTAATGAAAGGACAAATCCACATTCGGACACAATTGAAAGTGATTCTGAAAGGCCTGATCCTATTCTCAGAATACCATTAACTAATTCTTTGACCAGGAAGAAAGCTTCCAGTAGAAAGCAGCATAGCAAAATTGAAGCTACTAAAATTGCTAGCCATAAAAAAAAATGCCAGGAAAAGAGTACAGTATCAGTTAGAGGAGATTCGTCTAGAAGACCATGTGAAACTGTGGATACTGGTTTTTTGCCTTGTAATTCTCTAAGAAACAAGGGTGAGGAAGAGAATTTTGAAAATCCAGAGGAGAGATGGCAATCATGCAACAAGAGCAAGTCAATACTATCTCTTCAGACATCTATATTGCAGGGTGATAAGGCTGAAAATGGTCACAGTTCCAATGACAGGACAAGGGATATACTTAGGGATATAGAAAGTGGTACCAAGATTAGGAGTTCCTTTGAACTTCCAAAAAATGTGATGACTGAACAGCCAAATGCTTCTGAAAATGGTCACAGTTCCAATGACAGGAGGAGGGATATACTTAGGGAGATAGAAAGTGGTACCAAGATAAGGAACTCCTTTgaatctcgaaataatgtgaTGACTGAACAGCGAAGTGTTGCTGAAAAGGGTGACAGTGTCAATGACAGGAGGAGGGATATACATAGGGAGATAGAAAGTTGTACCAAGATAAGGAATTTCTTTGAATCTCCAAATAATGTGATGACTAAACAGCCAAGTGCTGTTGCATCGCTGAGGGTTGTTGAAACACCGAAATTTAAGATTCAACAAGAAGACATAATGAATTCTTTGTTGAAAAACAAGAGAAACCACACACATAAACCTCAGAGCCGTACTTTTGAGATAAAGTCATCTGTTTCTCCTGGATGTTCACCAGTAGGTCTTCAGGAAAAAGATCATGATCTAAGTGAAGCAGAGGAAAACACTGATGCAAAAAGAATTGCCAAGATCTTACTGAATTCCAAGTCAACTGGAAGCAAATCAAATGGGCAGGTGGAATTATCT AACGGATGTGGAGAGGTGAATTATCATGCTCCTCTGAAACCAACCTTTGTTATGGAACAGGATGGAGAACACAGTATATCTGGATCATCTAATGCTGCTACAGATTCTGAGAACTCCGAAGATGATTTTCATATTAAAG GTTGCAGGAAATTAGAACCATTATCTCCTGAGATTGGTATTACTAAACATTTTTTACGAAGCAAAAGGCCGCACAACAAGAAAGATGATGATGTGACTGGATGTACTCCGAAGTCAGAATCATTAAAAG GAAATGAAGAACGTGGCAAGCATCAAATGTGCATGGAACAGGATCACGAGGACGGGTTTGCCAG TGCCGTAGCTCTACTTACTGTGGCTTTAGATCGTGTTCAAACCAAAATTAAGTCAATGACTGAAAAAAGATCTGCTGAAATTTTGATGGAGGCTGCTGATGGAATATATTTGCAGTTAGAGCACGCTGAATCTCAGATGGAAAAAGATGT GGAAAAGCTGATTAACTATAGTAAATTAAAAAGAAGACGCCTGGATGCTAGATATCAAG AGAAACATGAGCAGTTGGTTGGCATACGTAAAAGATTTGAATCAGAGGTTGAACAGCACCTTCAAGGTTACGAACACTTAGTTGAAGATCTGGAAAAGTTTGGGACTGAACTTGAAGGAAATATGAAAAGACACA AAGCAGCAAACGAGAAGTTTCTCTACCTAGCTGAGCAAGCAATTAATGGTCAGCTTGATGAcgctgagagaaaaatattggcagcacaagaa TTGGCTAGGGAGAAGATGCTTCAATTGAAACTTGTGGTAGCCGAGTGCGTAAAACATGGGGCTTTTGGAGAAATTTTGTAG